From a region of the Halomonas sp. HL-93 genome:
- a CDS encoding Maf family protein: MSLESAPVLCLASASPRRRSLLASIGVSVQIQSCDIDETPLTNEPAERYVRRLAEAKAQAATPMTSLPTLGSDTAVVIDGQILGKPADEQHAAAMLRRLSGRQHEVLTGVAVIGPEGVLTCCVETRVTLRNISDAEIAAYWRTSEPQGKAGGYAIQGMAAVFVAGIEGSYSAVVGLPLFETACLLRRQGVPLWDGYLPA; this comes from the coding sequence ATGTCGTTGGAGTCAGCGCCGGTTTTATGCCTAGCGTCAGCGTCGCCGCGGCGGCGGTCTTTGCTCGCATCGATAGGCGTATCGGTACAGATACAGTCCTGCGATATTGATGAAACCCCATTAACGAATGAGCCTGCTGAGCGCTATGTGAGGCGTTTGGCAGAGGCCAAAGCGCAAGCCGCAACGCCCATGACATCTCTGCCTACATTAGGCTCAGACACGGCAGTAGTCATTGATGGGCAGATTTTAGGCAAACCCGCGGATGAACAGCACGCCGCGGCTATGTTGCGGCGGCTTTCAGGACGACAACACGAGGTGTTGACCGGTGTTGCAGTGATAGGGCCAGAGGGCGTTTTGACGTGCTGTGTGGAGACGCGTGTGACACTGCGTAACATCAGTGACGCTGAGATAGCCGCTTACTGGCGTACCTCTGAGCCTCAGGGCAAAGCGGGCGGCTATGCCATCCAAGGCATGGCAGCGGTGTTTGTGGCAGGAATTGAAGGCAGCTATTCGGCAGTGGTGGGGCTGCCATTATTTGAAACAGCGTGCTTGCTGCGTCGACAGGGGGTACCGTTATGGGATGGATATTTACCCGCGTAA
- a CDS encoding YhdP family phospholipid transporter gives MTIHPVVRTALRLTAWWLGALAIVLLLLRLAMSQADALTPRIEALLEARVGVPVNIERLTLAFERNDIQLMVGDVSAQTPNGYPLFKLDHAKLRLDVWASLKALTPIFNDADIRGTEFHLYRLFGEEWRWPAPAKLPVMEDRPAINLAALDRWTGILLRQRLSVEDTRVVLHGERNTVDLHAPTLLLGGDDQRTLLEGSINIIDQTQDTPSRPLPMAHMQAEVEPGEEGYRDFSAALNVEIQLDHLALLADVLRPGYIPQITQAGGDAKLWGQWYKGQLDQARVGVDIPQLTLRHDVQRAMLKDVEALGQWQRDGDGGEAWLTGNAVNVEWAEPTGVSEGPALPRHWYLTHQPDDWQLRTSAFELASLAAWRDYILLPESVTRVLQTLAPRGQVEGLSLGQREGEWGIDAAISNLEALPWEQAPGGGPLDAWVQARDFRGRVQFANQRESTLYFPELFDAPMQLQHATGQVEWVYDGPRALVSGRDIALVWDGARVTGGFGLVTDAEQGNFGLDINFQDVDAVERPLAQWVPMRVLEPELREWLESDVGGYVTQGALKLSQPLGDDVASDEVRTNLDLTLRDGYLPIAPDWPQVDGLAGRLKWQNDHLMAEVERGQSQGVVLSDGALRLQDDALNLSGQWQASGQNALAFLTAIPDSDLPGLEQLDLQGDIDGDIALAMSLDNEDDLALEVNAAPREMQVGYGELAARIEALQGQLTWQQQGEQNALIGQLNGQLWDGVIEAAIDTRGDGVELQGEASSDGLLRLAGLSSEAAAALAEGRSSWQGRLTLSPAPKLALESDWQGMAIKLPAPFTKSAQQAWPWTLTADLDPLRIKSRLADIADLHVQSAGGELAGNVRLGRASRSTESWRQTAGWQLAADVERLDIDAWQTALSPIVQGGDQIDAEEASISALPPLSLSVTTSCVVYKQDCLGGGTAEGDLHDSNLSLMLDSDLVRGRVDYRPSGATPLDIALSQLSLDPIVDAVSGSNSEQQIVSMPSSWTESVETTTPEASTPMALPAWLADVPNGRLRLSEMLLDNKRIGPLTAFWQADGDGISLEPVGLTLGQLTASGALHWEGGAATSKTRAEVAIKGGNIATALEHLDQPVAMRSRSTQVDATLAWPGAPWQLDLAQAGGEMTTDIRDGRFLTLESAPARLVGLLNFDNILRRLRLDFSDVTGQGTAFDRVHGSADIAEGKLMLRGPLQIEAPAATLSLSGDVDLVNRELDQRLGVALPLSQGLPMAAIAIGAPVVGGALFLADQMFGDALDQATTIYYRVEGPWASPQVTLEGSR, from the coding sequence ATGACGATTCACCCGGTGGTGCGTACTGCATTGAGGTTGACAGCGTGGTGGCTAGGGGCACTGGCAATTGTGCTGCTGCTGCTGCGTTTGGCGATGAGCCAGGCGGATGCGCTGACGCCGCGTATTGAGGCATTGCTAGAAGCCAGGGTAGGCGTGCCGGTCAACATCGAACGGCTGACGCTAGCCTTTGAGCGCAATGATATCCAACTCATGGTGGGCGATGTCAGCGCGCAAACTCCCAATGGCTACCCGCTTTTCAAGCTGGACCACGCCAAATTACGACTCGATGTCTGGGCATCGCTCAAAGCGCTCACGCCTATTTTCAACGACGCCGATATCCGTGGTACTGAGTTTCATCTTTACCGACTGTTTGGTGAAGAATGGCGGTGGCCAGCACCGGCCAAACTGCCTGTAATGGAAGATCGGCCAGCCATCAATTTAGCCGCGCTGGACCGCTGGACAGGGATTCTTCTCCGCCAGCGGTTGAGCGTAGAAGACACCCGTGTCGTACTACACGGTGAGCGCAATACCGTCGACTTACATGCGCCAACGCTGCTGCTGGGGGGAGACGACCAACGCACTCTGCTTGAAGGCAGTATTAATATCATTGATCAGACGCAAGATACGCCCTCCAGACCGTTGCCCATGGCGCACATGCAGGCGGAAGTTGAGCCAGGTGAGGAAGGCTATCGAGACTTTTCCGCTGCACTGAATGTGGAAATTCAACTCGACCATCTGGCGCTGCTGGCGGATGTGCTACGCCCCGGGTATATACCGCAAATAACCCAGGCGGGGGGCGATGCGAAGCTTTGGGGGCAGTGGTACAAGGGGCAATTAGATCAGGCCCGGGTGGGGGTAGATATACCGCAGTTAACGCTACGCCATGATGTACAGCGAGCCATGTTGAAAGATGTAGAAGCCCTAGGGCAGTGGCAGCGTGACGGTGATGGAGGAGAAGCCTGGTTAACAGGCAATGCAGTAAACGTTGAGTGGGCGGAGCCGACGGGCGTCAGTGAAGGTCCTGCGCTCCCCCGGCATTGGTATTTGACCCACCAGCCGGACGATTGGCAGTTGCGTACTAGCGCCTTTGAGCTGGCGTCGCTTGCCGCTTGGCGAGACTACATCTTGTTGCCCGAGTCAGTCACTCGCGTGTTGCAAACGCTCGCCCCGCGGGGGCAAGTAGAAGGTCTGAGCCTTGGTCAGCGTGAAGGAGAGTGGGGCATTGATGCGGCTATCAGTAACCTCGAAGCATTGCCTTGGGAGCAGGCCCCGGGAGGTGGTCCGTTGGACGCCTGGGTGCAGGCGCGTGATTTCAGGGGGCGGGTACAGTTTGCTAACCAGCGTGAAAGCACGCTTTACTTTCCTGAATTATTTGATGCCCCCATGCAATTGCAGCATGCCACCGGACAGGTCGAGTGGGTTTACGATGGCCCTCGGGCATTAGTTAGCGGTCGCGATATCGCACTCGTTTGGGACGGTGCCCGCGTCACTGGTGGCTTTGGATTAGTTACCGATGCGGAGCAAGGAAATTTTGGCCTGGATATCAATTTTCAGGATGTCGACGCAGTGGAGCGCCCTCTCGCGCAGTGGGTGCCGATGAGGGTGCTGGAGCCGGAGCTACGCGAATGGCTGGAGAGCGATGTTGGAGGCTATGTAACACAAGGGGCGCTAAAGCTTAGCCAGCCTTTAGGCGATGATGTTGCCAGTGACGAGGTGCGCACCAACCTTGATCTGACATTGCGTGATGGCTATTTGCCCATTGCACCTGACTGGCCGCAAGTTGACGGTTTGGCTGGGCGCTTGAAGTGGCAAAACGACCATCTGATGGCTGAAGTGGAGCGCGGACAAAGTCAGGGAGTCGTGCTCTCGGATGGGGCGCTGCGACTACAAGATGACGCCCTGAACCTTTCTGGCCAGTGGCAGGCGAGTGGGCAAAACGCGTTAGCCTTCTTGACGGCAATCCCCGATAGTGACCTGCCGGGTCTTGAGCAGCTTGATTTACAGGGCGATATCGACGGCGATATCGCCCTTGCAATGTCGCTGGACAATGAAGATGACCTCGCCTTGGAAGTCAACGCAGCACCTAGAGAAATGCAAGTGGGTTACGGCGAATTAGCCGCGCGTATTGAGGCACTGCAGGGACAACTCACCTGGCAACAACAAGGTGAGCAAAACGCGTTGATTGGCCAGTTAAACGGACAGCTGTGGGACGGCGTAATTGAAGCAGCGATTGATACCCGAGGCGATGGTGTCGAACTGCAGGGTGAGGCATCGTCTGATGGACTGCTAAGGTTGGCAGGTTTGAGCTCCGAAGCAGCGGCTGCGCTCGCCGAGGGCCGGTCATCCTGGCAAGGGCGGTTAACGTTATCGCCAGCGCCTAAACTGGCCTTGGAAAGCGACTGGCAAGGCATGGCTATTAAGCTACCCGCCCCCTTTACTAAAAGCGCGCAACAGGCATGGCCCTGGACACTAACGGCGGATCTGGACCCTCTACGCATTAAAAGCCGTCTGGCTGACATCGCTGACTTGCATGTCCAGTCCGCCGGAGGGGAGTTGGCGGGCAATGTACGTCTGGGTAGGGCATCGCGTTCTACGGAAAGCTGGCGCCAAACTGCAGGCTGGCAGTTGGCAGCCGATGTTGAGCGGTTAGATATCGACGCTTGGCAGACTGCGTTATCGCCCATCGTTCAGGGCGGCGACCAGATAGACGCTGAAGAGGCGTCTATCTCAGCGTTGCCACCGCTTTCGTTGAGTGTCACCACGTCTTGCGTGGTATACAAGCAGGATTGCTTGGGTGGTGGCACAGCCGAGGGCGACCTGCACGATAGCAACTTGTCGCTGATGCTCGACAGCGATTTGGTGCGAGGGCGGGTTGATTACCGTCCCAGCGGGGCGACGCCCTTGGATATTGCGCTCTCTCAGCTCTCTTTAGATCCCATTGTTGATGCAGTGTCTGGAAGCAATAGCGAGCAGCAAATTGTGTCTATGCCGTCTTCCTGGACGGAGTCGGTTGAAACAACGACACCTGAAGCATCAACACCAATGGCATTGCCCGCGTGGCTAGCCGATGTTCCTAATGGCCGCTTACGCTTGTCCGAGATGTTGCTCGACAATAAGCGAATCGGTCCTTTGACAGCCTTCTGGCAAGCTGATGGTGACGGTATTTCGCTAGAACCGGTTGGCTTGACGCTTGGCCAACTAACCGCTTCCGGTGCGCTGCATTGGGAAGGTGGCGCCGCCACTAGCAAAACCCGTGCGGAAGTGGCGATCAAGGGCGGTAATATTGCCACTGCGCTTGAGCATCTCGACCAGCCGGTGGCCATGCGTAGCCGGAGCACCCAGGTGGATGCAACACTGGCCTGGCCGGGGGCTCCGTGGCAGTTGGATCTCGCCCAGGCCGGGGGGGAGATGACCACCGATATACGCGATGGTCGCTTTCTTACCCTTGAATCGGCACCGGCCCGCTTAGTGGGGCTGTTGAACTTTGACAATATCTTACGCCGTTTGCGGTTGGATTTTTCCGATGTGACCGGACAAGGCACGGCGTTTGATCGCGTGCATGGCTCGGCGGATATCGCCGAAGGTAAGCTTATGCTGCGCGGTCCATTGCAAATTGAGGCGCCCGCCGCCACGCTGTCCCTTAGTGGCGACGTTGATTTGGTGAACCGTGAACTTGATCAACGCCTTGGCGTCGCATTACCGCTAAGCCAGGGCTTGCCCATGGCGGCGATCGCTATTGGGGCCCCCGTGGTGGGCGGCGCGCTGTTTTTAGCCGACCAGATGTTTGGCGATGCCTTGGATCAGGCGACCACGATTTATTACCGTGTGGAGGGGCCGTGGGCCTCGCCGCAAGTGACTTTAGAAGGTTCTCGATGA
- the rng gene encoding ribonuclease G has translation MSGEVLINLTPMETRVALVENGVLQEALIERSRRRGIVGNIYKGKIVRVLPGMQAAFVDIGLERAAFIHAHEVMPPGTPVEEQQTIGQLLHEGQALVVQVTKDPIGSKGARLTTHLSVPSRYLVYMPDSPHHGVSQRIEDERERERLKALLDSSIGEQTLDVVGGFIVRTAAEGVGDEELIGDMHFLLRLWRKVSERKITAAPSTVIYDDLPLFMRTLRDVMRDDIEKIRIDSRENFVKLVEFAEEFMPDAVDRIEYYPGERPIFDLYSVEDEIQKALGRKVQLKSGGYLVIDPTEAMTTIDVNTGGYVGHRNLEETIFKTNLEAATAIARQLRLRNLGGIIIIDFIDMEDVEHQRQVLRVLEKALERDHAKTKCTGVTELGLVQLTRKRTRESLEQTLCEACPTCSGRGTLKTPETVCYEIFREILREERAYSAETYMVLASQSVVDRLLDEESAAVADLETFINKTIRFQVEQHYSQEQYDIVLM, from the coding sequence ATGAGCGGTGAGGTTCTGATTAATTTAACGCCGATGGAGACCCGCGTAGCCCTGGTCGAAAATGGCGTTCTTCAAGAGGCGTTAATCGAGCGCTCTCGTCGGCGTGGCATTGTCGGCAATATCTACAAAGGCAAAATTGTCCGTGTGCTGCCTGGAATGCAGGCTGCCTTTGTTGATATTGGCCTCGAGCGTGCTGCCTTTATCCACGCCCACGAAGTGATGCCGCCCGGCACGCCGGTCGAAGAGCAGCAAACGATCGGGCAACTGCTTCACGAAGGTCAGGCGCTGGTCGTGCAGGTCACCAAAGACCCCATTGGCAGTAAGGGCGCCCGGCTGACGACTCATCTCTCAGTTCCGTCGCGCTATCTCGTCTATATGCCCGATTCCCCTCACCATGGCGTTTCACAGCGAATCGAAGATGAGCGTGAGCGCGAGCGGCTGAAAGCATTACTGGATAGCAGCATTGGCGAACAAACCTTAGACGTTGTCGGCGGTTTTATCGTCCGCACCGCGGCTGAAGGTGTCGGCGATGAGGAACTCATCGGTGATATGCATTTTTTGCTGCGGCTATGGCGCAAAGTTAGTGAGCGAAAAATTACCGCGGCCCCCTCGACGGTCATTTACGACGATTTGCCGTTATTTATGCGAACGTTAAGGGATGTGATGCGCGATGATATCGAAAAAATCCGCATCGATTCCCGTGAGAATTTCGTCAAGTTGGTGGAGTTTGCAGAGGAGTTTATGCCCGACGCGGTGGATCGCATCGAGTATTATCCCGGCGAAAGGCCTATATTTGACCTGTACAGCGTCGAAGATGAAATACAAAAGGCGCTGGGACGAAAAGTACAGTTGAAGTCGGGTGGTTACTTGGTGATTGACCCCACGGAGGCGATGACCACCATCGACGTCAACACCGGGGGCTATGTCGGGCATCGCAACCTGGAAGAAACTATATTTAAGACCAACCTGGAAGCGGCAACGGCCATAGCGCGACAACTGCGGCTGCGTAATCTAGGCGGCATCATTATTATCGACTTTATCGATATGGAAGATGTCGAGCACCAGCGGCAAGTATTGCGTGTACTTGAAAAGGCCCTGGAGCGCGATCACGCCAAGACGAAATGTACCGGGGTCACAGAGCTTGGCTTGGTGCAACTCACCCGTAAGCGTACACGGGAAAGCCTTGAGCAAACGCTATGTGAGGCGTGTCCTACCTGTAGCGGTCGGGGAACGCTCAAAACGCCTGAAACGGTGTGCTATGAAATCTTCCGTGAGATTCTGCGCGAAGAACGGGCCTACAGTGCCGAAACGTATATGGTGTTGGCTTCCCAGTCGGTCGTTGACCGCTTATTAGATGAAGAGTCGGCCGCCGTGGCCGATTTGGAAACCTTCATTAATAAGACGATACGCTTTCAAGTGGAGCAGCACTACTCTCAAGAGCAGTATGACATTGTGTTGATGTAA
- the gatA gene encoding Asp-tRNA(Asn)/Glu-tRNA(Gln) amidotransferase subunit GatA — translation MHDKTLTQLANSLDSGELSSRELTEHYLQRIQQYGTTLNSFITVTADQALEQADAADQARAKGAASLLTGLPLALKDIFCTQGVKTSCGSKMLDNFNAPYDATVVEKLKAAGTVTLGKTNMDEFAMGSSNENSYYGPVKNPWDLTAVPGGSSGGSAAAVAAGLTPAALGTDTGGSIRQPAAFCGITGLKPTYGRVSRYGMIAYASSLDQAGPMARSAEDCAHLLNVMAGHDVRDSTSVARGVPDYAETLNAPLSGLKIGLPKEYFGDGLAPEVEKAVREAVNVYESLGATVREVSLPHTHYAIPAYYVIAPAEASSNLSRFDGVRFGHRCENPSDLIDLYKRSRAEGFGEEVQRRILIGTHTLSEGFFDAYYTKAQKVRRLIRQDFLDAFEDVDVLMGPASPTPAFDLGAKKDPVSMYLQDIYTIAVNLAGIPGISVPAGFAGGRPIGLQILGTHFAEAQLLNVAHQFQQATDWHTQRPAFVEESA, via the coding sequence ATGCACGACAAGACACTGACGCAACTCGCCAACTCGTTAGACAGCGGTGAGCTGTCTAGCCGCGAGCTAACCGAGCACTACCTGCAACGCATCCAGCAATACGGCACCACGCTGAACAGCTTTATTACCGTGACTGCCGATCAAGCCCTTGAGCAAGCCGATGCCGCCGACCAGGCGCGTGCCAAGGGAGCGGCGAGCTTGTTAACAGGCCTGCCGTTGGCACTGAAAGATATTTTTTGCACCCAGGGGGTTAAAACCAGCTGCGGCTCCAAGATGCTGGATAACTTTAATGCGCCTTACGATGCGACAGTGGTGGAAAAGCTCAAGGCGGCGGGCACTGTCACGCTCGGCAAGACCAACATGGATGAGTTTGCCATGGGCTCATCCAATGAAAACAGCTACTACGGGCCGGTTAAGAACCCCTGGGATCTCACTGCTGTGCCCGGCGGAAGCTCGGGGGGCAGCGCGGCCGCCGTCGCCGCGGGGCTAACCCCGGCAGCCCTGGGCACCGATACCGGCGGTTCGATCCGTCAACCGGCCGCGTTTTGCGGCATTACCGGCCTCAAGCCCACCTATGGCCGCGTTTCGCGCTATGGAATGATCGCCTACGCCTCAAGCCTTGATCAGGCGGGCCCCATGGCGCGCAGCGCCGAAGACTGCGCGCACCTGCTTAACGTCATGGCCGGTCACGACGTGCGCGACTCCACCAGTGTGGCCCGTGGCGTGCCCGACTACGCGGAAACGCTCAACGCGCCACTTTCCGGGCTAAAAATCGGCCTGCCCAAGGAGTACTTCGGCGATGGCCTGGCCCCCGAGGTCGAAAAAGCCGTCCGTGAAGCGGTCAACGTCTACGAGTCATTGGGCGCCACAGTGCGCGAGGTCAGCCTGCCGCACACCCACTACGCTATTCCCGCCTATTACGTAATCGCTCCTGCCGAAGCGTCCTCCAACCTGTCGCGTTTCGACGGCGTACGCTTCGGCCACCGCTGCGAGAACCCAAGCGACCTGATCGATCTTTACAAGCGTTCGCGGGCCGAAGGATTCGGCGAGGAAGTCCAGCGCCGCATCCTGATCGGTACCCATACGCTGTCAGAAGGCTTCTTTGATGCTTACTACACCAAAGCGCAGAAAGTTCGCCGCCTGATTCGCCAGGACTTCCTGGACGCCTTTGAAGACGTCGATGTACTGATGGGCCCCGCCTCGCCGACGCCGGCCTTCGACCTGGGGGCCAAGAAGGACCCGGTGTCGATGTACCTGCAGGACATCTATACCATCGCGGTGAACCTGGCGGGCATTCCCGGCATCAGCGTACCGGCCGGCTTCGCCGGGGGCCGCCCGATCGGCCTACAAATTCTCGGCACCCACTTCGCCGAGGCCCAACTGTTGAATGTCGCCCACCAGTTCCAGCAAGCCACTGATTGGCACACACAACGTCCTGCTTTTGTCGAGGAGAGCGCCTAA
- the gatC gene encoding Asp-tRNA(Asn)/Glu-tRNA(Gln) amidotransferase subunit GatC produces the protein MALEDSHVRRAAHLARLAVSDDQASGFVEDLSRILDMVDQLQGVDTEGVAPLAHPLDATQRLRADEVTESNQRDTFQRCAPAVENGLYLVPRVVE, from the coding sequence ATGGCGCTTGAAGACTCCCATGTGCGCCGGGCCGCCCACTTAGCCCGACTCGCCGTTAGCGATGACCAAGCCAGCGGCTTCGTAGAGGACCTGAGCAGAATTTTGGACATGGTCGACCAACTACAAGGCGTCGATACCGAAGGCGTCGCGCCGCTGGCCCACCCGCTCGATGCCACCCAGCGCCTGCGTGCCGACGAAGTCACCGAATCCAATCAGCGTGACACTTTCCAGCGCTGCGCGCCAGCGGTGGAAAATGGCCTTTATTTGGTGCCCCGCGTGGTTGAGTAA
- the mreD gene encoding rod shape-determining protein MreD, protein MPRIPVTPLVVIWLTLLLALCLQVMPLADGWQIFRPEWLGLMLIYWCMREPDQVGVFHGFVLGILLDLIEGTPLGQHAIMFSLLAFLCALVYARFRAYSLLQQALLVLVLLGLVQLINQWVRSLVGDFSIHLAFLTSSLVSAVLWPWLATMFAALQRRFASS, encoded by the coding sequence ATGCCCCGCATCCCGGTGACACCCTTGGTGGTTATTTGGTTGACCTTGCTGTTGGCACTGTGTCTGCAGGTGATGCCGTTGGCCGACGGCTGGCAGATATTTCGCCCTGAGTGGCTGGGACTGATGCTGATTTACTGGTGTATGCGCGAGCCGGATCAAGTAGGCGTTTTTCACGGCTTCGTGCTGGGCATTCTGCTGGATCTTATCGAGGGAACGCCCTTAGGTCAGCATGCCATCATGTTTTCATTGTTAGCGTTTCTGTGCGCGTTGGTTTATGCCAGGTTCCGAGCCTATTCATTGCTCCAACAAGCGCTGCTAGTACTGGTGCTATTGGGGTTGGTGCAGTTGATTAATCAGTGGGTGCGCAGCCTGGTAGGTGATTTTTCCATTCATTTGGCATTTTTAACCTCGTCGTTGGTTAGCGCGGTTTTATGGCCTTGGCTTGCGACCATGTTTGCTGCGTTACAGCGTCGTTTTGCCAGTTCTTGA
- a CDS encoding rod shape-determining protein, whose product MFKRLRGLFSSDLSIDLGTANTLIYVRGRGIVLDEPSVVAIRQSGNMRTVAAVGADAKRMLGRTPGNITAIRPMKDGVIADFTVTEQMLQHFIRKVHQSTFITPSPRVLVCIPYMATQVERRAIRESAEGAGARRVDLIEEPMAAAIGAGLPVEEAQGSMVVDIGGGTTEIAIISLNGIVYSESIRVGGDRFDEAIIAYVRRHYGSLIGEATAERIKEEIGCAYPGGELREIDVRGRNLAEGIPRSFTLNSHEILEALQETLGAIVSAVKNALEQSPPELASDIAERGLVLTGGGALLRDIDKLIAEETGLPVIVAEDPLTCVARGGGKALEMIDQHTFELLSSD is encoded by the coding sequence ATGTTCAAACGTCTGAGGGGGCTGTTTTCCAGCGATCTATCGATCGATTTGGGTACGGCCAACACACTGATTTACGTACGCGGTCGTGGCATCGTGCTTGATGAGCCGTCCGTCGTTGCTATCCGTCAATCCGGTAATATGCGCACCGTCGCCGCGGTAGGCGCCGACGCTAAACGCATGTTGGGGCGTACGCCGGGTAACATTACCGCTATTCGCCCGATGAAAGATGGCGTCATTGCCGACTTTACCGTCACCGAACAAATGCTTCAGCACTTTATCCGTAAAGTGCACCAAAGCACGTTTATCACGCCTAGCCCGCGCGTGCTTGTCTGCATCCCGTATATGGCGACGCAGGTAGAACGCAGAGCGATTCGTGAATCTGCAGAAGGCGCAGGCGCGCGCCGGGTGGATCTGATTGAAGAGCCGATGGCGGCCGCGATTGGTGCCGGACTGCCCGTGGAGGAAGCACAAGGCTCTATGGTGGTAGATATCGGCGGTGGGACAACCGAAATCGCGATTATTTCGCTAAACGGTATTGTCTACTCCGAATCCATTCGGGTCGGTGGTGACCGTTTCGACGAGGCGATTATCGCCTATGTTCGCCGCCATTACGGCAGCTTGATTGGCGAAGCCACCGCCGAGCGCATCAAGGAAGAAATTGGTTGCGCTTACCCCGGCGGCGAACTGCGCGAGATTGATGTGCGTGGTCGTAATTTGGCAGAGGGCATTCCGCGTAGCTTCACACTCAATTCCCACGAAATCCTGGAAGCGCTCCAAGAAACGCTGGGTGCTATCGTATCGGCGGTTAAGAATGCCCTGGAGCAATCGCCTCCCGAGCTGGCTTCTGATATTGCGGAGCGTGGGCTGGTGTTGACCGGTGGTGGAGCGCTACTACGCGATATTGACAAGCTGATTGCCGAAGAAACCGGGCTACCCGTCATTGTGGCGGAAGATCCGCTGACCTGCGTGGCTCGAGGCGGAGGTAAGGCCCTTGAAATGATCGATCAGCATACCTTTGAGTTGCTGTCGAGCGACTAA
- the mreC gene encoding rod shape-determining protein MreC — MPIKPLFSHGPLPGYRLFFCVLIASALMFVDQRFTRMENVRAQMSMVVAPIQWVVGVPSRFLDWGSLAFSDQQALVDENRRLREQILTLSHRGQQMANLTKENAELRRLLDAAKQRDIPYMTAELLSLDNDPFSHQMVVDRGHRHGAYVGQPVIDATGLVGQVTAVSTYSSRVLLLADASHALPVQVNRNGLRFIVQGAGRYGRVNVLHVPNTADIREGDVLTTSGLAGRFPPGYPVARVTEVEHDPGQPFAKVTAEPMAQLKRSRHFLLLSPPPQVSPDEQQWDDTLRVSVEALRSAHQVVNPDDTSLSQEVP, encoded by the coding sequence TTGCCTATCAAGCCGCTGTTTTCGCACGGTCCGTTACCGGGATATCGGCTGTTTTTTTGCGTGCTGATTGCTAGTGCGCTGATGTTTGTCGACCAGCGTTTCACGCGCATGGAAAACGTGCGCGCCCAGATGTCTATGGTGGTGGCTCCCATCCAATGGGTGGTCGGAGTGCCGAGCCGTTTTTTGGATTGGGGGTCGCTGGCGTTTTCCGACCAGCAAGCGCTTGTCGATGAAAATCGGCGCCTGCGTGAACAAATCTTGACGCTATCGCATCGCGGTCAGCAGATGGCCAATCTCACCAAGGAAAACGCCGAACTGCGACGTTTGCTGGATGCCGCTAAGCAGCGTGATATCCCCTACATGACCGCCGAGCTGCTGTCGCTTGATAACGATCCCTTCAGCCATCAAATGGTGGTAGACCGCGGTCACCGTCATGGGGCTTATGTGGGTCAGCCGGTGATTGATGCGACGGGGCTTGTCGGTCAGGTGACGGCCGTTTCGACGTATTCCAGTCGCGTGCTTTTGCTGGCTGATGCCAGTCATGCCTTGCCAGTGCAGGTCAATCGTAACGGGTTGCGCTTCATCGTCCAGGGAGCGGGCCGCTATGGCCGGGTGAACGTATTACATGTCCCGAACACAGCAGATATTCGTGAAGGGGACGTGCTGACCACATCAGGCTTGGCTGGGCGATTCCCGCCTGGTTACCCTGTTGCCCGTGTCACCGAGGTGGAACATGACCCTGGCCAACCGTTTGCCAAAGTGACAGCGGAGCCCATGGCGCAGTTAAAACGCTCGCGTCATTTCCTGTTACTTTCACCGCCGCCGCAGGTGTCTCCTGATGAGCAACAGTGGGACGACACCCTAAGGGTCTCGGTCGAGGCGTTACGTAGTGCACACCAGGTAGTTAATCCCGACGATACATCGTTATCTCAGGAGGTGCCCTAA